One Setaria viridis chromosome 5, Setaria_viridis_v4.0, whole genome shotgun sequence genomic region harbors:
- the LOC117856067 gene encoding protein arginine methyltransferase NDUFAF7 homolog, mitochondrial, producing the protein MAPAFSAHVPALRRGALCARWVTAALFSSGILAGNNPILVRDFVRSALYDPNHGYFSKRAGPVGVLDASIRFNQLEGRSAYMQHLDKLYKKHDIAWFTPVELFKPWYAYAIAASILRTANLSVPLKIYEIGGGSGTCAKCILDYMMLNAPPKVYNDMKYISVEISSSLAAKQLETVGEVQSHLSKFTVEHRDATNRLGWGRKDPRPCWVLMLEVLDNLPHDLVYSPDQVSPWMEVWIEKINGSSQASEVYKPLQDPLISRCVEIIGMNEEKASVSEKLAFAAKGVLSKVFPKPRRAWLPTGCLKLMDTLHQALPSMSLVASDFSYLPDVSIPGDRAPLVSSKKDGKTSDHCNYLDAQGDADIFFPTDFRLLEQIDHHCSGFSKEQKNPGAFKPVKKRRTIILDTAAFMEEFGLPLKTRTKDGYNPLLDDFKNTKFYLSVPTHNSK; encoded by the exons ATGGCGCCGGCGTTCTCGGCGCACGTCCCCGCGCTTCGACGCGGAGCGCTGTGCGCGCGGTGGGTAACTGCGGCGCTGTTCTCGTCGGGGATCCTCGCCGGCAACAACCCCATTCTG GTGCGCGACTTCGTGAGGTCTGCGCTCTACGACCCCAACCATGGCTACTTCTCCAAGCGGGCGGGGCCGGTGGGCGTGCTTGACGCCAGCATCCGTTTCAACCAGCTCGAGG GGAGGAGTGCTTATATGCAGCATCTTGATAAGCTGTATAAGAAACATGATATTGCTTGGTTTACTCCTGTGGAACTCTTTAAG CCATGGTATGCCTACGCAATAGCAGCATCAATACTGCGCACAGCAAATCTTTCAGTCCCATTGAAG ATATACGAGATTGGTGGTGGTTCTGGGACATGTGCAAAGTGCATACTTGATTACATGATGCTTAATGCACCGCCCAAAGTTTACAATGATATGAAATACAT CTCAGTAGAGATTAGCTCCTCTCTTGCTGCAAAGCAATTGGAAACTGTCGGCGAAGTGCAAAGCCATTTATCAAAGTTTACGGTGGAGCACCGCGATGCAACTAACAGACTTGGATGGG GCCGCAAGGATCCTCGTCCATGTTGGGTCCTAATGCTTGAG GTACTTGACAATCTGCCACATGACCTTGTCTATTCACCAGATCAGGTCTCTCCATGGATGGAGGTGTGGattgaaaaaataaatggcAG TTCACAAGCCTCTGAAGTCTATAAGCCACTACAAGACCCATTAATTTCCCGCTGTGTTGAAATTATTGGCATGAATGAAGAGAAAGCTTCTGTCAGTGAAAAACTAGCATTTGCTGCGAAAGGAGTTTTATCAAAAGTATTTCCAAAGCCTCGAAGAGCTTGGTTGCCGACTGGATGTTTG AAACTAATGGATACTTTGCATCAAGCTTTACCAAGCATGTCCCTTGTTGCTTCAGACTTCAGCTATCTTCCAGATGTTAGCATACCTGGTGACAGAGCTCCACTGGTTTCATCAAAG AAGGATGGGAAAACATCAGATCATTGCAACTACCTGGATGCTCAG GGTGACGCAGACATCTTCTTCCCAACCGATTTCCGGCTCCTGGAGCAGATCGACCATCACTGCTCTGGCTTCTCAAAAGAGCAGAAGAACCCTGGCGCATTTAAAcccgtgaagaagaggaggacaaTCATA CTTGATACTGCAGCCTTCATGGAGGAGTTTGGCCTGCCGTTGAAGACGAGGACCAAAGATGGGTATAATCCGCTTCTTGACGATTTCAAGAACACCAAGTTCTATCTCAGCGTTCCTACCCACAACAGCAAGTAG
- the LOC117856065 gene encoding protein BLISTER — protein MASAQAPSSSSAPSRKEHLEAGKKRLEQFRKKKAAKKATAIAASAEPAKPPAPDVVENPPPIASTASSGDGLVSDVEPNQESTSSVPSAVYESGSASSSRGAESLSNGPVSVNASAGVSNVTPQQDGVSDVGSKFYGNLSFSDLVNGHHENWRGDAALKRDEHSPDKDVQSTSKLSVFGNTNSLSLPSSTNTLPSWGRNSLSDQVRDTEQSSSYSSSTIFGKSESAYTQDYSTSNDLFGRLRATSKDSSKVEQSVYASSMDYGNTFSSSRITDSVDHDTNVGTWNAADSTPVNFEKQDPFLSSGYPTAYTRSRPSFLDSIGVQRTPPTTQASYGEPAKANQLSGNSNYQSSFLQQSNQQSTGSNVADNSLTSGNQEYRHEKGSYGSPTPPDFSLFKEERSIQHCNQTSQNFTTHWKDDDFAALEQLIEDLTKEKFSLQRTLQKSQELAENLATDNSALTDKFNQQAHVISQLTSDMERLQEEIQAQLLALESVRTEYANAQLECSAADERAKVLAAEVILLEDKALKLRSSELKLEKEVEGLHSEISSYRRKVSSLEKERQHLQSTVEALQEEKKLLYSKLRNIPVNEKATAATEKPSADKRDASTATVDLDTGEISSSETLTSTVDTLEDAGTSILRSNNMSDFPSLEEVSSSIPDDQLRMIDNINSLMSELAVEREELLRALRIESSNCSKLKELNKDLTQKLEMQTQKLELLTSQRMANENVLAKPIDTRSINDATMYADEGDEVVERVLGWIMKLFPGGPKRRTSKLL, from the exons ATGGCGTCGGCGCaggcgccctcctcctcctccgccccgtcGCGCAAGGAGCATCTCGAGGCCGGGAAGAAGCGG CTCGAGCAGTTCCGCAAGAAGAAAGCAGCAAAGAAGGCCACTGCCATAGCAGCTAGTGCAGAGCCAGCAAAACCGCCTGCTCCTGATGTAGTGGAGAACCCCCCTCCAATTGCCAGTACAGCTAGCTCGGGAGACGGGCTGGTGTCTGATGTAGAGCCAAACCAAGAAAGCACATCTTCTGTGCCATCTGCTGTATATGAGAGTGGCTCAGCAAGTTCTTCCAGAGGTGCAGAATCCCTGTCAAATGGTCCTGTCAGTGTAAATGCTTCAGCTGGGGTTAGTAATGTTACACCCCAGCAAGATGGTGTTAGTGATGTAGGAAGTAAGTTCTATGGGAACTTGAGCTTCTCCGACCTTGTTAATGGTCATCATGAGAATTGGAGAGGTGACGCTGCCCTTAAAAGGGACGAGCACAGTCCCGACAAGGATGTGCAATCAACATCTAAATTAAGTGTCTTTGGGAACACAAACAGTTTGAGTTTACCTTCTTCTACCAACACCTTGCCGAGTTGGGGAAGAAATTCTTTATCAGATCAAGTACGTGATACCGAGCAATCTAGTTCATACTCATCCAGCACCATTTTTGGAAAGTCTGAAAGTGCTTACACTCAGGATTACTCCACAAGCAATGACCTCTTTGGTCGGTTGAGAG CTACCTCCAAAGACTCTTCCAAAGTGGAACAATCTGTGTATGCCAGCAGTATGGATTATGGCAATACCTTCAGTAGTTCTAGGATTACTGATAGTGTAGATCATGATACAAATGTTGGAACTTGGAATGCAGCGGATTCCACACCTGTTAATTTTGAAAAACAGGATCCTTTTCTGTCATCTGGTTATCCAACTGCATACACTCGATCAAGGCCATCATTTCTTGATTCGATCGGAGTACAAAGGACCCCTCCAACAACTCAAGCCTCGTATGGGGAGCCTGCAAAAGCTAATCAACTATCCGGCAATTCAAATTATCAGAGTTCATTTTTGCAGCAATCAAATCAACAATCCACTGGAAGTAATGTTGCAGATAACTCTCTTACATCAGGAAATCAGGAATATAGACACGAAAAAGGGTCATATGGCAGCCCCACCCCTCCTGATTTCTCGCTTTTCAAAGAAGAAAGAAGTATACAGCATTGCAATCAAACATCCCAAAACTTCACAACTCACTGGAAAGATGATGATTTTGCAGCACTAGAGCAG CTCATCGAAGATTTGACAAAAGAGAAGTTTTCCTTGCAACGTACTCTTCAGAAATCTCAAGAATTAGCGGAGAATTTGGCCACAGATAACTCTGCACTAACTGATAAGTTCAATCAACAG GCACATGTAATCAGCCAGTtgacatctgacatggagaGATTGCAGGAAGAAATTCAAGCTCAACTG CTGGCTCTGGAGTCTGTCAGGACTGAATATGCTAATGCCCAACTAGAATGCAGTGCTGCAGATGAGAGGGCAAAAGTACTTGCAGCTGAAGTAATTCTACTAGAAGATAAG GCTCTGAAACTGAGGTCAAGTGAGTTAAAACTTGAAAAGGAAGTTGAAGGTTTACATTCTGAGATCTCTTCTTACAG GCGCAAAGTTTCTAGTCTAGAAAAGGAGCGCCAGCATCTTCAATCTACTGTTGAAGCTCTTCAAGAAG AAAAGAAGCTCTTGTACTCTAAATTGAGGAACATTCCTGTGAATGAAAAGGCAACAGCTGCTACAGAGAAACCTTCAGCTGATAAAAGAGATGCATCAACTGCGACAGTGGATTTAG ATACTGGGGAAATCAGTTCTTCAGAAACGCTGACCAGCACTGTCGACACATTGGAAGATGCTGGAACATCAATTTTGAGGTCCAACAATATGTCTGATTTTCCCTCTTTAGAAGAGGTCTCATCCAGCATTCCGGATGATCAGCTTAGAATGATTGACAACATCAATTCCTTGATGTCAGAG TTAGCGGTGGAGAGAGAAGAGCTGCTGCGGGCACTGAGAATCGAGTCATCCAACTGCTCCAAGCTGAAG GAGTTGAATAAGGACCTAACACAAAAGCTGGAGATGCAGACACAGAAGCTTGAGCTATTGACTTCTCAAAGGATGGCTAATGAGAATGTCCTGGCAAAACCAATCGATACTCGCTCCATCAATGATGCGACAATGTATGCTGATGAAGGAGATGAG GTTGTCGAACGGGTGCTTGGCTGGATAATGAAGCTCTTCCCAGGAGGGCCCAAGCGGCGTACCAGCAAACTTCTATAA
- the LOC140222759 gene encoding uncharacterized protein, with translation MSRRGEGAMNRGKVGPTRATASPRDLLAKFARRKDVVRKKADELATRCAIDVAVICTGPGGAGDLDCWPSKEAASEVLRRYSALAPAHRARHTEDLAALVARQLAEERDKLVRAREGGVALALGSRDGSLEGLSEDKLRELLAAIEGSQVDAKNRILMLQAPLGGAVDHATLSRGLVHEDEATQEDSVSATDNGVPPRGEAAAGGGGLGPPPSKNPNSPNAAMPVGKEIVAENIVTAKYDGGEVQILQPPGDADAEWMRGLVDDLKKRPQPYDPAAYAANVGWFVMERDAYDSIRFDLAMPPPCIAPMDDDGEPLKLWSWENTMPPP, from the coding sequence ATGTCGAGGCGGGGAGAGGGAGCAATGAATCGCGGCAAGGTCGGTCCGACGAGGGCCACCGCCAGCCCCCGCGACCTCCTCGCGAAGTTCGCGAGACGCAAGGATGTGGTGAGGAAGAAGGCGGACGAGCTGGCGACGCGCTGCGCCATCGACGTCGCGGTGATCTGCACGggccccggcggcgcgggcgacctGGATTGCTGGCCGTCGAAGGAGGCCGCCAGCGAGGTGTTGAGGCGGTACAGTGCGCTCGCCCCAGCGCACCGCGCCAGGCACACGGAGGACCTCGCCGCCCTCGTCGCGCGCCAGCTAGCGGAGGAGCGCGATAAGCTCGTCAGGGCGCGGGAGGGCGGCGTGGCCTTGGCGCTCGGGTCGCGGGACGGCTCGCTCGAGGGCCTGTCAGAGGACAAGCTCCGGGAGCTGCTCGCCGCCATCGAGGGCTCGCAGGTGGACGCCAAGAACAGGATCCTGATGCTGCAGGCGCCGCTCGGCGGCGCGGTCGATCACGCCACGCTCTCGCGGGGTCTCGTGCACGAGGACGAGGCCACCCAGGAGGACTCCGTGTCCGCGACGGACAACGGGGTGCCGCCGCGGGGCGAAGCCGCCGCAGGTGGCGGCGGGCTTGGCCCGCCTCCCAGTAAAAACCCCAACTCGCCCAATGCTGCCATGCCCGTGGGCAAGGAGATCGTGGCGGAAAACATCGTGACGGCCAAGTatgacggcggcgaggtgcaGATACTGCAGCCTCCAGGCGACGCCGATGCCGAGTGGATGCGGGGCCTGGTGGATGATCTGAAGAAAAGGCCCCAACCGTACGACCCCGCCGCGTACGCCGCCAACGTGGGCTGGTTCGTGATGGAGCGCGACGCCTACGACTCCATCCGGTTCGACCTCGCGATGCCTCCGCCGTGCATCGCGCCtatggacgacgacggcgagccgcTGAAGCTCTGGTCATGGGAAAACACCATGCCACCCCCCTGA